A portion of the Sabethes cyaneus chromosome 3, idSabCyanKW18_F2, whole genome shotgun sequence genome contains these proteins:
- the LOC128741019 gene encoding restin homolog, with amino-acid sequence MDNQEFMLAKNDFDLENIRSRLIKCICELQSRRNEVTLLKSSLDECSQSRHGLEQDAKNFQREVTDLRDQLKIALDALNQKNSVRTGVLENAARQNVQLEALTNDHERLKAKFQTSQTKIMELTRENNKLQGQLKVLQTSHNQPVESVDRIWKAMDTLNGHLQKLEAEHVLLTQTAESSKKLAEEAALAITSSRNELVATQEKNRTLEQQVLELKAKIISLQTVEQKPSTNEEEVNEKFENHLKTLTDELENERESNRKLKADISSLLTLQDCLTRQLEEAVQLRGDIVRQQTPKKDAAEQPEQGPN; translated from the exons ATGGACAATCAGGAATTTATGCTTGCAAAAAACGATTTTGATCTGGAAAATATTCGCAGTCGCCTGATAAAGTGCATCTGCGAACTTCAATCAAGGCGT AATGAGGTTACGTTACTGAAATCCTCTCTGGACGAATGCAGCCAGTCCCGGCACGGCTTGGAGCAGGATGCGAAAAACTTCCAGCGAGAGGTTACCGATCTGCGGGATCAGCTCAAGATTGCACTGGACGCGCTCAATCAGAAGAATTCCGTTCGGACCGGTGTTCTGGAGAATGCAGCCCGACAGAACGTGCAACTGGAAGCGCTG ACCAACGATCACGAACGGTTGAAGGCCAAGTTTCAAACGAGTCAAACCAAAATCATGGAACTGACACGCGAAAATAACAAACTACAGGGACAGCTAAAAGTGTTGCAAACATCCCACAACCAGCCGGTTGAGAGTGTTGATCGGATCTGGAAGGCGATGGACACTTTGAATGG CCACTTGCAAAAGTTGGAAGCAGAGCACGTGCTGCTCACGCAAACTGCAGAGTCGTCAAAGAAGCTTGCCGAGGAAGCAGCTCTTGCAATTACCAGTTCCAGAAACGAGTTGGTCGCAACACAGGAAAAGAACCGTACCCTCGAGCAGCAAGTGCTGGAATTGAAAG CGAAAATAATCTCACTGCAGACAGTAGAGCAGAAGCCGTCCACAAATGAAGAGGAAGTCAACGAAAAG TTCGAGAACCACCTAAAAACTCTCACCGACGAGCTTGAGAACGAACGCGAATCCAACAGAAAGCTCAAAGCGGACATCTCCAGTCTTCTGACATTACAGGATTGTCTCACTCGACAGCTAGAGGAAGCTGTCCAGCTGCGCGGAGACATTGTTCGTCAGCAAACTCCCAAGAAAGACGCAGCCGAACAACCGGAACAAGGCCCTAACTAA